The proteins below are encoded in one region of Dasypus novemcinctus isolate mDasNov1 chromosome 13, mDasNov1.1.hap2, whole genome shotgun sequence:
- the DYRK3 gene encoding dual specificity tyrosine-phosphorylation-regulated kinase 3 isoform X1: MGGTARGPGRKDAGPPGAGLPPQQRRLGDGVYDTFMMIDETKCPPCSNVLCNPSEPSLPRKLNITTEHLTRDQTRCFMNGGEMKVEQLFQEFGARGADAFQPAGINDSEKCSPTVSQGKSSDSLNTVKSSISSKAPKVVPLTPEQALKQYKHHLTAYEKLEIINYPEIYFVGPNAKKRNGVIGGPNNGGYDDPEGAYIHVPRDHLAYRYEVLKIIGKGSFGQVARVYDHKLRQYVALKMVRNEKRFHRQAAEEIRILEHLKKQDKTGSMNVIHMLESFTFRNHVCMAFELLSIDLYELIKKNKFQGFSVQLVRKFAQSILQSLDALHKNKIIHCDLKPENILLKHHGRSATKVIDFGSSCFEYQKLYTYIQSRFYRAPEIILGSRYSTPIDIWSFGCILAELLTGQPLFPGEDEGDQLACMMELLGMPPPKLLEQSKRAKYFINSKGLPRYCSVTTQADGKVVLVGGRSRRGKKRGPPGSKDWVTALKGCDDYLFIEFLKRCLHWDPSARLTPAQALRHPWISKSGPRPLTIEKVSGKRVVNPTNAFQGLGSKLPPVVGIANKLKANLMSETNGGIPLCSVLPKLIS; encoded by the exons ATTGGGGGATGGTGTCTATGATACCTTCATGATGATAGATGAAACCAAATGCCCACCCTGTTCAAATGTACTCTGCAATCCTTCTGAACCATCTCTACCCAGAAAACTAAAT ATTACCACCGAGCACTTAACAAGGGATCAGACTAGGTGCTTTATGAATGGAGGGGAGATGAAGGTAGAACAGCTGTTTCAAGAATTTGGCGCTAGAGGAGCTGATGCTTTTCAGCCAGCTGGCATCAATGACTCTGAAAAATGCTCTCCCACCGTTTCTCAGGGTAAAAGTTCCGATAGCTTGAATACAGTAAAATCCAGCATTTCCTCCAAGGCACCTAAAGTGGTGCCTCTAACGCCAGAACAAGCACTGAAGCAGTATAAACACCACCTCACTGCTTATGAGAAGCTGGAAATCATCAATTATCCAGAAATTTACTTTGTGGGTCCAAATgccaaaaaaagaaatggagtcaTCGGTGGTCCCAATAACGGGGGGTACGATGACCCAGAGGGGGCCTATATTCATGTGCCTCGAGACCACCTCGCGTACCGATACGAGGTGCTGAAGATTATTGGCAAGGGGAGTTTTGGGCAAGTAGCCCGGGTCTACGATCACAAACTGCGACAGTACGTGGCCCTCAAAATGGTGCGCAACGAAAAGCGCTTCCATCGTCAAGCAGCCGAAGAGATCCGGATTTTGGAGCATCTTAAAAAGCAGGATAAAACTGGTAGCATGAATGTTATCCACATGCTGGAGAGTTTCACGTTCCGGAACCACGTCTGCATGGCCTTTGAACTACTGAGCATTGACCTTTATgagctcattaaaaaaaacaagtttcaGGGTTTTAGTGTCCAGTTAGTGCGCAAGTTTGCTCAATCCATCTTGCAGTCATTGGATGCGCTCCACAAAAATAAGATCATTCACTGCGACCTCAAGCCAGAAAACATTCTCCTGAAACACCACGGGCGCAGTGCAACCAAGGTCATTGATTTCGGATCCAGCTGTTTCGAGTACCAGAAGCTTTACACATACATCCAGTCTCGGTTCTACAGAGCCCCAGAGATCATCTTAGGAAGCCGCTACAGCACACCTATTGACATATGGAGTTTTGGCTGCATCCTGGCAGAACTTTTAACAGGACAGCCTCTCTTCCCTGGGGAGGACGAAGGAGACCAGTTGGCCTGTATGATGGAGCTTCTAGGGATGCCGCCCCCAAAACTTCTGGAGCAATCCAAACGTGCCAAGTACTTTATTAACTCGAAGGGCCTGCCTCGCTATTGCTCTGTGACTACTCAGGCAGATGGGAAGGTCGTGCTTGTGGGGGGTCGTTCACGTCGGGGTAAGAAGCGAGGCCCCCCAGGCAGCAAAGACTGGGTGACGGCACTGAAAGGCTGTGATGACTACTTGTTTATAGAGTTTTTGAAAAGGTGTCTTCATTGGGACCCCTCTGCCCGCCTGACCCCAGCCCAAGCGTTAAGACACCCTTGGATTAGCAAGTCTGGGCCCAGACCTCTCACCATAGAAAAGGTGTCAGGGAAACGGGTAGTAAATCCTACAAATGCTTTCCAGGGACTGGGTTCCAAACTGCCTCCAGTTGTTGGAATAGCCAATAAGCTTAAAGCTAACTTAATGTCAGAAACCAATGGTGGTATACCTCTCTGCAGTGTATTGCCAAAGCTGATTAGCTAA
- the DYRK3 gene encoding dual specificity tyrosine-phosphorylation-regulated kinase 3 isoform X3, translated as MNGGEMKVEQLFQEFGARGADAFQPAGINDSEKCSPTVSQGKSSDSLNTVKSSISSKAPKVVPLTPEQALKQYKHHLTAYEKLEIINYPEIYFVGPNAKKRNGVIGGPNNGGYDDPEGAYIHVPRDHLAYRYEVLKIIGKGSFGQVARVYDHKLRQYVALKMVRNEKRFHRQAAEEIRILEHLKKQDKTGSMNVIHMLESFTFRNHVCMAFELLSIDLYELIKKNKFQGFSVQLVRKFAQSILQSLDALHKNKIIHCDLKPENILLKHHGRSATKVIDFGSSCFEYQKLYTYIQSRFYRAPEIILGSRYSTPIDIWSFGCILAELLTGQPLFPGEDEGDQLACMMELLGMPPPKLLEQSKRAKYFINSKGLPRYCSVTTQADGKVVLVGGRSRRGKKRGPPGSKDWVTALKGCDDYLFIEFLKRCLHWDPSARLTPAQALRHPWISKSGPRPLTIEKVSGKRVVNPTNAFQGLGSKLPPVVGIANKLKANLMSETNGGIPLCSVLPKLIS; from the coding sequence ATGAATGGAGGGGAGATGAAGGTAGAACAGCTGTTTCAAGAATTTGGCGCTAGAGGAGCTGATGCTTTTCAGCCAGCTGGCATCAATGACTCTGAAAAATGCTCTCCCACCGTTTCTCAGGGTAAAAGTTCCGATAGCTTGAATACAGTAAAATCCAGCATTTCCTCCAAGGCACCTAAAGTGGTGCCTCTAACGCCAGAACAAGCACTGAAGCAGTATAAACACCACCTCACTGCTTATGAGAAGCTGGAAATCATCAATTATCCAGAAATTTACTTTGTGGGTCCAAATgccaaaaaaagaaatggagtcaTCGGTGGTCCCAATAACGGGGGGTACGATGACCCAGAGGGGGCCTATATTCATGTGCCTCGAGACCACCTCGCGTACCGATACGAGGTGCTGAAGATTATTGGCAAGGGGAGTTTTGGGCAAGTAGCCCGGGTCTACGATCACAAACTGCGACAGTACGTGGCCCTCAAAATGGTGCGCAACGAAAAGCGCTTCCATCGTCAAGCAGCCGAAGAGATCCGGATTTTGGAGCATCTTAAAAAGCAGGATAAAACTGGTAGCATGAATGTTATCCACATGCTGGAGAGTTTCACGTTCCGGAACCACGTCTGCATGGCCTTTGAACTACTGAGCATTGACCTTTATgagctcattaaaaaaaacaagtttcaGGGTTTTAGTGTCCAGTTAGTGCGCAAGTTTGCTCAATCCATCTTGCAGTCATTGGATGCGCTCCACAAAAATAAGATCATTCACTGCGACCTCAAGCCAGAAAACATTCTCCTGAAACACCACGGGCGCAGTGCAACCAAGGTCATTGATTTCGGATCCAGCTGTTTCGAGTACCAGAAGCTTTACACATACATCCAGTCTCGGTTCTACAGAGCCCCAGAGATCATCTTAGGAAGCCGCTACAGCACACCTATTGACATATGGAGTTTTGGCTGCATCCTGGCAGAACTTTTAACAGGACAGCCTCTCTTCCCTGGGGAGGACGAAGGAGACCAGTTGGCCTGTATGATGGAGCTTCTAGGGATGCCGCCCCCAAAACTTCTGGAGCAATCCAAACGTGCCAAGTACTTTATTAACTCGAAGGGCCTGCCTCGCTATTGCTCTGTGACTACTCAGGCAGATGGGAAGGTCGTGCTTGTGGGGGGTCGTTCACGTCGGGGTAAGAAGCGAGGCCCCCCAGGCAGCAAAGACTGGGTGACGGCACTGAAAGGCTGTGATGACTACTTGTTTATAGAGTTTTTGAAAAGGTGTCTTCATTGGGACCCCTCTGCCCGCCTGACCCCAGCCCAAGCGTTAAGACACCCTTGGATTAGCAAGTCTGGGCCCAGACCTCTCACCATAGAAAAGGTGTCAGGGAAACGGGTAGTAAATCCTACAAATGCTTTCCAGGGACTGGGTTCCAAACTGCCTCCAGTTGTTGGAATAGCCAATAAGCTTAAAGCTAACTTAATGTCAGAAACCAATGGTGGTATACCTCTCTGCAGTGTATTGCCAAAGCTGATTAGCTAA
- the DYRK3 gene encoding dual specificity tyrosine-phosphorylation-regulated kinase 3 isoform X2 — protein MMIDETKCPPCSNVLCNPSEPSLPRKLNITTEHLTRDQTRCFMNGGEMKVEQLFQEFGARGADAFQPAGINDSEKCSPTVSQGKSSDSLNTVKSSISSKAPKVVPLTPEQALKQYKHHLTAYEKLEIINYPEIYFVGPNAKKRNGVIGGPNNGGYDDPEGAYIHVPRDHLAYRYEVLKIIGKGSFGQVARVYDHKLRQYVALKMVRNEKRFHRQAAEEIRILEHLKKQDKTGSMNVIHMLESFTFRNHVCMAFELLSIDLYELIKKNKFQGFSVQLVRKFAQSILQSLDALHKNKIIHCDLKPENILLKHHGRSATKVIDFGSSCFEYQKLYTYIQSRFYRAPEIILGSRYSTPIDIWSFGCILAELLTGQPLFPGEDEGDQLACMMELLGMPPPKLLEQSKRAKYFINSKGLPRYCSVTTQADGKVVLVGGRSRRGKKRGPPGSKDWVTALKGCDDYLFIEFLKRCLHWDPSARLTPAQALRHPWISKSGPRPLTIEKVSGKRVVNPTNAFQGLGSKLPPVVGIANKLKANLMSETNGGIPLCSVLPKLIS, from the exons ATGATGATAGATGAAACCAAATGCCCACCCTGTTCAAATGTACTCTGCAATCCTTCTGAACCATCTCTACCCAGAAAACTAAAT ATTACCACCGAGCACTTAACAAGGGATCAGACTAGGTGCTTTATGAATGGAGGGGAGATGAAGGTAGAACAGCTGTTTCAAGAATTTGGCGCTAGAGGAGCTGATGCTTTTCAGCCAGCTGGCATCAATGACTCTGAAAAATGCTCTCCCACCGTTTCTCAGGGTAAAAGTTCCGATAGCTTGAATACAGTAAAATCCAGCATTTCCTCCAAGGCACCTAAAGTGGTGCCTCTAACGCCAGAACAAGCACTGAAGCAGTATAAACACCACCTCACTGCTTATGAGAAGCTGGAAATCATCAATTATCCAGAAATTTACTTTGTGGGTCCAAATgccaaaaaaagaaatggagtcaTCGGTGGTCCCAATAACGGGGGGTACGATGACCCAGAGGGGGCCTATATTCATGTGCCTCGAGACCACCTCGCGTACCGATACGAGGTGCTGAAGATTATTGGCAAGGGGAGTTTTGGGCAAGTAGCCCGGGTCTACGATCACAAACTGCGACAGTACGTGGCCCTCAAAATGGTGCGCAACGAAAAGCGCTTCCATCGTCAAGCAGCCGAAGAGATCCGGATTTTGGAGCATCTTAAAAAGCAGGATAAAACTGGTAGCATGAATGTTATCCACATGCTGGAGAGTTTCACGTTCCGGAACCACGTCTGCATGGCCTTTGAACTACTGAGCATTGACCTTTATgagctcattaaaaaaaacaagtttcaGGGTTTTAGTGTCCAGTTAGTGCGCAAGTTTGCTCAATCCATCTTGCAGTCATTGGATGCGCTCCACAAAAATAAGATCATTCACTGCGACCTCAAGCCAGAAAACATTCTCCTGAAACACCACGGGCGCAGTGCAACCAAGGTCATTGATTTCGGATCCAGCTGTTTCGAGTACCAGAAGCTTTACACATACATCCAGTCTCGGTTCTACAGAGCCCCAGAGATCATCTTAGGAAGCCGCTACAGCACACCTATTGACATATGGAGTTTTGGCTGCATCCTGGCAGAACTTTTAACAGGACAGCCTCTCTTCCCTGGGGAGGACGAAGGAGACCAGTTGGCCTGTATGATGGAGCTTCTAGGGATGCCGCCCCCAAAACTTCTGGAGCAATCCAAACGTGCCAAGTACTTTATTAACTCGAAGGGCCTGCCTCGCTATTGCTCTGTGACTACTCAGGCAGATGGGAAGGTCGTGCTTGTGGGGGGTCGTTCACGTCGGGGTAAGAAGCGAGGCCCCCCAGGCAGCAAAGACTGGGTGACGGCACTGAAAGGCTGTGATGACTACTTGTTTATAGAGTTTTTGAAAAGGTGTCTTCATTGGGACCCCTCTGCCCGCCTGACCCCAGCCCAAGCGTTAAGACACCCTTGGATTAGCAAGTCTGGGCCCAGACCTCTCACCATAGAAAAGGTGTCAGGGAAACGGGTAGTAAATCCTACAAATGCTTTCCAGGGACTGGGTTCCAAACTGCCTCCAGTTGTTGGAATAGCCAATAAGCTTAAAGCTAACTTAATGTCAGAAACCAATGGTGGTATACCTCTCTGCAGTGTATTGCCAAAGCTGATTAGCTAA